CGATTAAATTGACAAAGGAAGAAGTAGAGGAACTTCAGGCAATCATTAATAAAGGAAGCCATACTTCACAAACATTCCGTACTGCTTATATTCTGTTAAACTGCGATGAAGGCGAATATTCTGACAAAGTAACCAATGAACAGATTAGTAAAGTACTGAAAGTAGGGATGCGAACCATAGACAGAGTTAAGAAAAAATTTATTGAAGAGGGTTTCGAGCAAGTGCTGGAACGCAGACAGACAAGCCGAAAATATGAAATAAAGATAGACGGCGAGGTGGAAGCTAAATTGGTTGCACTATGCTGTAGCGAGCCACCCAAAGGATTTGCAAAATGGTCTTTGCGATTGTTAGCAGATAAGATGGTAGAGCTGAATTACGTGGACAGCATATCTTATGTTTCGGTTGGGAATGTTTTAAAAAAAATGAACTTAAGCCTTGGAAAGTAAAAGGTTGGGTAATTCCACCGGAAAAAAGTAGTGAGTTTGTAGCACATATGGAAAATGTATTGGATGTTTATAAAAGACCTNNNNNNNNNNNNNNNNNNNNNNNNNNNNNNNNNNNNNNNNNNNNNNNNNNNNNNNNNNNNNNNNNNNNNNNNNNNNNNNNNNNNNNNNNNNNNNNNNNNNNNNNNNNNNNNNNNNNNNNNNNNNNNNNNNNNNNNNNNNNNNNNNNNNNNNNNNNNNNNNNNNNNNNNNNNNNNNNNNNNNNNNNNNNNNNNNNNNNNNNNNNNNNNNNNNNNNNNNNNNNNNNNNNNNNNNNNNNNNNNNNNNNNNNNNNNNNNNNNNNNNNNNNNNNNNNNNNNNNNNNNNNNNNNNNNNNNNNNNNNNNNNNNNNNNNNNNNNNNNNNNNNNNNNNNNNNNNNNNNNNNNNNNNNNNNNNNNNNNNNNNNNNNNNNNNNNNNNNNNNNNNNNNNNNNNNNNNNNNNNNNNNNNNNNNNNNNNNNNNNNNNNNNNNNNNNNNNNNNNNNNNNNNNNNNNNNNNNNNNNNNNNNNNNNNNNNNNNNNNNNNNNNNNNNNNNNNNNNNNNNNNNNNNNNNNNNNNNNNNNNNNNNNNNNNNNNNNNNNNNNNNNNNNCAAGGCAAAAACTCAGAAGACTTTATCCACCAATTTACGATTAACATAACACTACTTTACTTTAATGATTTGTTCAGTGGCTTTCCATGTAGGAGTGAAAATCTGGATGTGATAAGTTCCGGCAGCAAAATCCGTAGTTGGGATTTCTACTTCATTTGAACCTGCTGTTCGGTTCTGCGATTTCTCCCATACCAACTGCCCCGTTTCATTATACAACTTAATTGTAACTAATTCGTCTTCTGTCAAACTAAAGGAAACCGTACATGAGTTATGGGTAGGATTCGGATATATATATAAACTTTGCTGAGTTTCTCCGGTGATAATTGCCTCAACACTATGAGAATAGGTAAAAGAACCATCCTGATTAATCATTCTCAAACGATAATAATAGCGTTGATTTAAAACTACCGATTTATCCGAATATTCATAATTACGCTGGCCGGCATCTTTTACCGGTAACGTAACTATATTTGTGTAATGCTGTGAGTCTGTGCTTCTTTCCAAAGCATAGTTTGCGTCATTGGGTGAAGGGATCACAGTCCATTTTAACTCAATTTGATTATGTACTGGAGTTGCTTTAAAGTCAAGTAACTCAATGGGTTGTGGGTTATCAGAAACGCCAACTCCTTTTTCAGAGAAGGAGGTAACGCCGGTTCTGATAGCATATCCACTGGAATAAATCCTACCTGGTGATCCTGGTGTAGGGATAGAGCCACCACCTGTCCAAGCACTCTTTGAGGTAGAACCATTTGGACGGCTGCAAACGGTGAATAAATCATCAAAAGCACCGGAAAGACCTAAACCTTGCAGGGATAGCTTCAAATCATAGTTAATTGTTGTGATATTATTTGGGTTCAGTATCCAATAACCGTTGGGTCCGCAATCTGTTAAAATGATGCTATTAATAGTTGGCCAAGTTCCGGAAGAGTTAACTGCTGCGGCTGGATTAAAGCAAGCATAAATGGAGGGGGAAGAACCGGTTATTGAATTAATATTAACCTCTGCATAGCGATAGTTAGCTGTTCCAATGGCATCTATACCTACCGGGAATAAATAATTTCCGGAGGCTGCAACCTGTCTATAGAAATTACTACCGGTAGCAGCAAAGATATGACCCGATGTCCGTGTGATTGCTCCCACAGCAGTATTTGTAACGGCTATCAATCCTGCCCCTGTAGAGCGGAATAAGCCTTGCTGTAAGTTAAGTATATTGGAAATAGTAACTGCAGCTAAAGCTGTAACGCTTCCGGAGGGGTTATTTATCGTTAGGTTGTAAAAGGTAACTCCTGCGCAATTCATAGATTGAGTGCTATTTCCATTCATAACTACCGAATTTGAGGTTGTGTTATAGCTTCCTGATACGATAAAGTCTCCGGCTACTGAGTGTATATTTCCTCCTGTGTTAAATACACCCGAATTTAGCTGGAATGTTCCCAACATATCTAAGGCGGCATTTAAGTTTGTGGTGGTATTCGCAATAGATATATTTCCAAGCGCACTTGTACCACTCAGATTTCCGCTTAATGACTGTGTAACCCCATTCAAAGCTAATGTAGATAGATTATTGGCAGTAACCATGCCTGAATTAGTATAATTTCCTGTCAATGTAATGGTTACGCCGGAAGTAATCAAACGGCTCGATGCAGTAGCAATATTGATATTACCTACTACTTCTATGTCATTGGATAAGAGCACTGTTGTAGCACCAGATGCTTTATTTATTTCTAAATTTCCAAAGCGGCTGGTTCCACTAAAATTCCCTGCTATGGTATCATTTGCAGAAACATTGTCAAACAAGACTTTTGAAGTAACGTCTGCATTAAAAACGCCGGAATTGATAAAGTTGCCACAGATTCTTAGCTGCTGAGCTGCTGCTAAAGTTAGTGATGCACCGGCTGTAATATTCATCGTACGGCATTGCGCACCGGCAGAACCAATTAGCGGCTGATTAGTAGGTCCGGGTGTAATATACACATCGGTTGTGCAAGAAGGAACTTGGCAGCCCGCCCAATTTGTAGCCTTAAACCAGTCGTTATCCGTAGCACCTGTCCAGAATAATGTATTTGGCGCAGCTCCATAATCAATTATACCACCACCCGTAGAGGTGAGATCAATGGTAAATCCTGAGGTACTCTGGGTAAAGTTATTTATATTCAGGAGATAACGCTCGCCTGTATAAACCAAAGGTGAGATCTCATAGGCAGCGTCAAAGCCGGGATAAGCAATAGGTGAATTTCCTGAAGGTGTTGTTCCTGTTACTCCCAAATAGCTGTAATTACAAGCTACTTCATTATCGCCGCCCGTTGCCTGAATTTGCGCGCAATTTGTAATCGGCTGAGAACCACTGACAATTCGCCAGAGTACCCAGTCATAGTCAGTTTCATCCCCTGCTATCCCATTATAGTCATTCGGAATAATATTAAAGTTTAATACCCCGTTATTGGCAATATTAATTGTGTACCAGACCGAAGATCTTTCACCCCCTGTACAGTTTCCGCTACCATCATAGTCGCAAACGTTTCCTACGGCGGAATATCCCGGATTCCCTACGTTAAAATTAGCATTACAAACCGGTAGCGGGATGGAACAATCTTGGGAAGGCATTGCTGGATAAGACAGATTGCCGTCAATAGCTATGATTCCAAAAGTTCCCATTGCATTTTGATAGCCATCTACCCGCACATAGTAAGTTATGCCGGGTGTAAGTCCCACTAATATCATCTCTGAATTATAGTTTGTTGAGTAGCCGCAAGAAATCGCATCATCGTTACATTGACCTGCATAGGTTAAAGCTGCACAAGATCCTGAGTATAGAGCTATCTGCGTATTTTGTAGTGTTCCGGTGTTAGTTCTCACATTTACTTTTCCGGATGCAGGAGTTACAAATTTATACCATACTGTATTTAGCAGGCCGGCAGTCCAGCAGGCCGGGATTCCTAATGCACCTTCGCTAGCGCTTCCTGAGCAAGAATTATCGCCGCCGGAAGTTACTCCAAGTGTTAAAGCAGTTGCATTACAAGGTAAATCATTGGCCGGTGCACTACCACCGGATGGAGCAGAAATAGTTAAATTCGTAAAGGCATAGAAATTCGGGGTTGGGTAGCAATCTAAGACAACGAAATATTTGGTACCTGCATTTACACAGATATTTACGGAGCGTGAAGTTGATGTTCCATTTGAATAAGACATACAAGAACCGGCATTAGCACCGCAAGGTGTATTTGTGAGCGGGCAGCCTTCATATACCATTAAGGAGGCATCTTCAGAACCGGCCTTAGTTAGGGTTATGGTAACTTTACCGGAAGCAGCAGGCGTAAACACATAAACATTATCCATACCATTCAGGTAACTAGCGCCTCCACAAGTCATTGTGTTAGCACTGGTTAAGTCATTTCCATTATTGGTAGTACCAGCACCGGAAGCGTATGGTAGGGATGGTACCGTAACCACTCCGGCCCCTAATAGTGCTTCACATGGGTTTGGCCCCGGATTTGCAGATGTTGTGAATGAATATATCGGACAGCCAGTGGCATCGCCGGTCGTATTAGTAGGTACTACTTTCCAATAATATGTAGTGGTAGGAGAAAGTGTTACAAAATCATAAAACCCAACCAATCCTATCAATGTTCCATTATGGATATTAGAGGGAGGGTTATTCGTGCCAAAATACAGTTTATAGTTTTTCGCTGCCCCACAAACATCTCCTGTATCTGAAAATGCTAACCTTGTATTGATTGGGCAAATACCGGTTGCAGTATTCGCCGGAGAGTTATAGGTTAAGCAGGCAGGTAATGGTTCAGGAACAGCCGTTACTACAGCAGTAGTACTATTAGCGGATAATGAGGAATTAGTACAGGTTACTACACAACGATAATAGGTAGTAGCTGTAATAGGAGGTGCACTGTATGAGGCGGTAGTTGCGCCCGATATGTTTGTCCATGACGACCCATTGGGCGAAGACTGCCATTGGAAAGTAATACCACCGGCTACTGTATATCCGGATAAGGTAAGTGTTGGGTTGGTAGCTCCACAAAAGCCTGTTGGCGTTACTGATGCAGTGCCGGCAGTAGGTGTGCCGCTACACGGTAAAACAATTCTCAAATTATCAATACCAATATCTGTAAGTCCATAATCTGAAGTAGCTCTAAACCGGATAACGGTAGTCGCTGAAGTAGAAGTAACGTTGATAGACTGGGCTGTCCAGCCGGAATTACTATTAAAAGTGCCCAATGTAGTGGGAAACGTTGCGCCACCATCAGTAGATTGTAACACCACCAAGTTATCTGTACCGGATGTGTTGATGTAATCAAATGTAAATAATTTAGTTCCCGCAGGGCTACAGTTTACATATAAATCTAAGCTCCCCTGAGTTCCACTGCTGGTAGAATACGTGTGAAATCTTGCTGAATAGCTCCCTAAGGAAGAGGTAGGGTTGTAAAGACCATAACTTTCTGATGTCCATGCAGCAGTAGTACCTTGGTCATTACGCCGCCAAGAATTGTTGCCGGTAGTAGGGGTACTTCGCCAATTAATGGTAGGTAGCTCATAAGAATCACAAAAACTTACCCATGATTCAAAACTCTCAGCATAAGGTAAAGTCGCATACGTAACAGCGGAAGAAACGGTTATCAATATCGGGGTGCTGTTGGCGGAAAGCCCTGATGGCGTGCAGGTTACTCTGCAACGGTAATATTTGGTAGTACCGGGAACGCCACTATAGGTGGCACTCGTAGCACCGCCAATATTCGTATAGGTAACATTATCCGGTGAAGATTGCCATTGGTAAGTAAGACTACCCGCTAAGGTGGCACCGGTTAGCCAAAAATTAACCGTAGCCGTAGGACAAACTGTTGTCCCTGAGGCATTCGTAGTGCCGGCAGTAGGTGTGCCGCTACACGGTAAAACAATTCTCAAATTATCAATACCAATATCTGTAAGTCCATAATCTGAAGTAGCTCTAAACCGGATAACGGTAGTCGCTGAAGTAGAAGTAACGTTGATAGACTGGGCTGTCCAGCCGGAATTACTATTAAAAGTGCCCAATGTAGTGGGAAACGTTGCGCCACCATCAGTAGATTGTAACACCACCAAGTTATCTGTACCGGATGTGTTGATGTAATCAAACATGAGTTGTTTAGTTCCGGCAGGGCTACAGTTTACATATAAATCTAAGCTCCCCTGGGTTCCGCTGCTGGCAGAATACGTGTGAAATCTTGCTGAATAGCTCCCTAAGGAAGAGGTAGGGCTGTAAAGACCGGAGGCATCTGACGACCATACAGCGGTAGAGCCTTGGTCATTACGCCGCCAAGAATTGTTGCCGGTANNNNNNNNNNNNNNNNNNNNNNNNNNNNNNNNNNNNNNNNNNNNNNNNNNNNNNNNNNNNNNNNNNNNNNNNNNNNNNNNNNNNNNNNNNNNNNNNNNNNNNNNNNNNNNNNNNNNNNNNNNNNNNNNNNNNNNNNNNNNNNNNNNNNNNNNNNNNNNNNNNNNNNNNNNNNNNNNNNNNNNNNNNNNNNNNNNNNNNNNNNNNNNNNNNNNNNNNNNNNNNNNNNNNNNNNNNNNNNNNNNNNNNNNNNNNNNNNNNNNNNNNNNNNNNNNNNNNNNNNNNNNNNNNNNNNNNNNNNNNNNNNNNNNNNNNNNNNNNNNNNNNNNNNNNNNNNNNNNNNNNNNNNNNNNNNNNNNNNNNNNNNNNNNNNNNNNNNNNNNNNNNNNNNNNNNNNNNNNNNNNNNNNNNNNNNNNNNNNNNNNNNNNNNNNNNNNNNNNNNNNNNNNNNNNNNNNNNNNNNNNNNNNNNNNNNNNNNNNNNNNNNNNNNNNNNNNNNNNNNNNNNNNNNNNNNNNNNNNNNNNNNNNNNNNNNNNNNNNNNNNNNNNNNNNNNNNNNNNNNNNNNNNNNNNNNNNNNNNNNNNNNNNNNNNNNNNNNNNNNNNNNNNNNNNNNNNNNNNNNNNNNNNNNNNNNNNNNNNNNNNNNNNNNNNNNNNNNNNNNNNNNNNNNNNNNNNNNNNNNNNNNNNNNNNNNNNNNNNNNNNNNNNNNNNNNNNNNNNNNNNNNNNNNNNNNNNNNNNNNNNNNNNNNNNNNNNNNNNCGACCATACAGCGGTAGAGCCTTGGTCATTACGCCGCCAAGAATTGTTGCCGGTATTGGGAGAATTTAGCCAATTAGCAGTAGGAATATCCGAAGAACCGGACCCGCAAGCACTTGAGTTTGTCCATGACTCAAAACTTTCTGAATACGGTAGCGTAGCATAAGTCATTGTAATGGCAGAGGATGTTAATGATATTTCGTCAACGGCAGCAGCCGGGTTAGTTCCCAATGATCCGTCATTTCGCCAGCTAAAAACCAAGCGTTTGGTTGTTCCTGCATTAGAGGCAGGTATCACAATCGTTGCTGTTTGCCAAGTACCTTGTTGGTTTAAAGTTGAGCTAATCAAATCTGCCACTGCCAGCTCTGTGTTTGCTGTAGGGGTAGTACCCGTGGTAGTCAAATAAACTTTCAAATGGTCACAACAGCTTTCTCCGGTTGCTTGCCATTTAAAAGTTAGAGTAATACAATTTTCCCCTGAAGGAAAAGTAACATCTCTATAAAAATGGGATACTTGAGTAGTAGTCTTGTTATAATTATTATTTGTATTAGCAGTACCTATATAGGCACCTTTTGCTCCGGCACTATACACAAAAGTACCTACAAACCATTTGTTGGTAGCATCATTTACTACTGTCCAGCCATTGGCTGGGAATGTATTGGTGGCATTTTCAAAACTACCATTCGGGCTTGTGGCAACCCCGGGGTCTATAATAACCGTAGCCACACTGTGCTTAACCCAAAATAAACCGAGAACAAGTAAAATGAGATACCTGCTCCAGTTATGCGTAAATATTTTTTTCATATTCCTTAAATTAATAACTGATGTTACGCAATATTAAGTAGTATTTTTAAGACTTGGTGTTAATAAATGCTGTAATTCTTCCTTTGCTTTTCGTAGTGCTACTATGTTCAAATAATTTTTCAGTGCAAAATGACTTTTGTTTTTTCTTACTTTCAGTAATTCAAACCGATTAAACGCTGTCAGCGAAGCAATGAAATGACTTTTTTGTGTTGTTATTGTGCGTGTAGGTGATTTGGCAAACGAAGCATTGCTCTTGATGGATTTGTGATACTCTTCTACTTTCCATCGTTTGTGATAGATTGCAGTGATTTGCTCGTATGACAAATTTAAGTCGTTAGAAGCCAGATAGAGCGCAGCAGTATCATTCTCGTTTGTGAAAATTTGGCATGCAATGAGAATTGGGAAATCCAACTGCTCAACCCACACCACCGCAGTGCGCCCTTCCGGCTTCAGGGACTTAATACTTGTGTAACGACCGTTTTGCTTATCATCCAGTGTCAAGGCAACTTTCCGATTTGACTTGAGAGNNNNNNNNNNNNNNNNNNNNNNNNNNNNNNNNNNNNNNNNNNNNNNNNNNNNNNNNNNNNNNNNNNNNNNNNNNNNNNNNNNNNNNNNNNNNNNNNNNNNNNNNNNNNNNNNNNNNNNNNNNNNNNNNNNNNNNNNNNNNNNNNNNNNNNNNNNNNNNNNNNNNNNNNNNNNNNNNNNNNNNNNNNNNNNNNNNNNNNNNNNNNNNNNNNNNNNNNNNNNNNNNNNNNNNNNNNNNNNNNNNNNNNNNNNNNNNNNNNNNNNNNNNNNNNNNNNNNNNNNNNNNNNNNNNNNNNNNNNNNNNNNNNNNNNNNNNNNNNNNNNNNNNNNNNNNNNNNNNNNNNNNNNNNNNNNNNNNNNNNNNNNNNNNNNNNNNNNNNNNNNNNNNNNNNNNNNNNNNNNNNNNNNNNNNNNNNNNNNNNNNNNNNNNNNNNNNNNNNNNNNNNNNNNNNNNNNNNNNNNNNNNNNNNNNNNNNNNNNNNNNNNNNNNNNNNNNNNNNNNNNNNNNNNNNNNNNNNNNNNNNNNNNNNNNNNNNNNNNNNNNNNNNNNNNNNNNNNNNNGTTTTCAACATTCATACAGCTAAATTAATGATATCCTTGCGTAACATCAGTTAATAATTAAAAAGTTAATGAATTTTGATTGCCTCTACTTGGCAGTTAGAGATGATGTCTTCAACCGTTCCTTCTTTTTCGTAGATTGTTAGGTTTAGGCGATTTGCTTTAAATCTCTGTAGGATGGCTGTGCTATTGTTCCAAAGTTTTGCATCTACTTTAAAAGCAAAGGCTTGATTACTTTGGCAAAAAAACTGTGGTTTAACGCCTCGCAGTTCATGGATTTCTGCCATAAACAAAGGAAATGTCTTTTCGGTTATCTTGGGCACACTAACCAAAAAGTCATAGTACGTAGAGCCTTCTAAGCCGCTATCCCGCACTTGATCTCTTTGCGCATAAACCCCATTGGATAACAAAAACACACTAATAAGTATGCAACTGTAAATCTTTTTCATAAATTATAGGTATAGTTCCGTGTGCTAATATACGGCTTTTTCCCGTATCCAATATTTTAATTTTTTTCTTAATTATTATAATAATTATATATTTGCTTATTAGTTAATTTTAATTATTTCTAAAAATCTATTAAGAGTTTTGATATTGAAATAGTGTTTTTGATTTCTTTTTAGTAAAAAATATTTTTTAGGAATATCAATATTATTCACGGTATTGTTATTAAATTTTGAACATATACACACAACTATTATTTTAGTTGTTTCTTAAACGTTGATGAAAGTTTTTATATTTCAAGGGTAGTGTGCTGTATTTTTGCTGCATGAAGCAGCAGAATCGGTTAAAAACTTCTACAACTGAGGTTGGCGGAAGCACTACCAACGCTTCCAGCAAAAAGAAATCGCAGCCCAAACCGATTACGGTAAAGAAGTGGACATTATCCCAAAATGCCCAAAAACGTGTTCGTTTTTTGGTATTTATTTTTTTGTTATTAAGCAACTTATCTATATTATTAGCGCTTATTTCTCATTTATGGTTTGGCTATGCGGATCAATCTCTTGCGGAATACGGTGCGTTACCTCCTATCAACGAAGGGTCTGCCCACAACTGGTTAGGGTCTGTTGGGGCGTGGTTAGGTGATTTTTTCATTACTCGCGGGTTTGGTATTTCAGCTATTGTGCTGCCTATCTGCGGGATCACTTTTACCTTAGCATTGCTTGCTAAGCAGACATTTTTGCAGTTTTTTCAGAAAGCACTTCCTGTGTTTTTCTTCATCTTATTTTGGCTCCCTCCTTTTCTATCTTTTTGGACACTTCTTTTTGGTTTATCTTACACAGATTGGGGTGGTTATATCGGAAAAACTCTTGACGAAACATTGATTTTTTATGTAGGTTATTTTGGTTTAGCGGCCATTTTGTTGGTAATCGGGACCCTGTTTGTTTCATTTTATTTTGACATCTTTAATATTCAGCAT
The nucleotide sequence above comes from Bacteroidia bacterium. Encoded proteins:
- a CDS encoding transposase translates to LKSNRKVALTLDDKQNGRYTSIKSLKPEGRTAVVWVEQLDFPILIACQIFTNENDTAALYLASNDLNLSYEQITAIYHKRWKVEEYHKSIKSNASFAKSPTRTITTQKSHFIASLTAFNRFELLKVRKNKSHFALKNYLNIVALRKAKEELQHLLTPSLKNTT
- a CDS encoding T9SS type A sorting domain-containing protein, with protein sequence TGNNSWRRNDQGSTAVWSSDASGLYSPTSSLGSYSARFHTYSASSGTQGSLDLYVNCSPAGTKQLMFDYINTSGTDNLVVLQSTDGGATFPTTLGTFNSNSGWTAQSINVTSTSATTVIRFRATSDYGLTDIGIDNLRIVLPCSGTPTAGTTNASGTTVCPTATVNFWLTGATLAGSLTYQWQSSPDNVTYTNIGGATSATYSGVPGTTKYYRCRVTCTPSGLSANSTPILITVSSAVTYATLPYAESFESWVSFCDSYELPTINWRSTPTTGNNSWRRNDQGTTAAWTSESYGLYNPTSSLGSYSARFHTYSTSSGTQGSLDLYVNCSPAGTKLFTFDYINTSGTDNLVVLQSTDGGATFPTTLGTFNSNSGWTAQSINVTSTSATTVIRFRATSDYGLTDIGIDNLRIVLPCSGTPTAGTASVTPTGFCGATNPTLTLSGYTVAGGITFQWQSSPNGSSWTNISGATTASYSAPPITATTYYRCVVTCTNSSLSANSTTAVVTAVPEPLPACLTYNSPANTATGICPINTRLAFSDTGDVCGAAKNYKLYFGTNNPPSNIHNGTLIGLVGFYDFVTLSPTTTYYWKVVPTNTTGDATGCPIYSFTTSANPGPNPCEALLGAGVVTVPSLPYASGAGTTNNGNDLTSANTMTCGGASYLNGMDNVYVFTPAASGKVTITLTKAGSEDASLMVYEGCPLTNTPCGANAGSCMSYSNGTSTSRSVNICVNAGTKYFVVLDCYPTPNFYAFTNLTISAPSGGSAPANDLPCNATALTLGVTSGGDNSCSGSASEGALGIPACWTAGLLNTVWYKFVTPASGKVNVRTNTGTLQNTQIALYSGSCAALTYAGQCNDDAISCGYSTNYNSEMILVGLTPGITYYVRVDGYQNAMGTFGIIAIDGNLSYPAMPSQDCSIPLPVCNANFNVGNPGYSAVGNVCDYDGSGNCTGGERSSVWYTINIANNGVLNFNIIPNDYNGIAGDETDYDWVLWRIVSGSQPITNCAQIQATGGDNEVACNYSYLGVTGTTPSGNSPIAYPGFDAAYEISPLVYTGERYLLNINNFTQSTSGFTIDLTSTGGGIIDYGAAPNTLFWTGATDNDWFKATNWAGCQVPSCTTDVYITPGPTNQPLIGSAGAQCRTMNITAGASLTLAAAQQLRICGNFINSGVFNADVTSKVLFDNVSANDTIAGNFSGTSRFGNLEINKASGATTVLLSNDIEVVGNINIATASSRLITSGVTITLTGNYTNSGMVTANNLSTLALNGVTQSLSGNLSGTSALGNISIANTTTNLNAALDMLGTFQLNSGVFNTGGNIHSVAGDFIVSGSYNTTSNSVVMNGNSTQSMNCAGVTFYNLTINNPSGSVTALAAVTISNILNLQQGLFRSTGAGLIAVTNTAVGAITRTSGHIFAATGSNFYRQVAASGNYLFPVGIDAIGTANYRYAEVNINSITGSSPSIYACFNPAAAVNSSGTWPTINSIILTDCGPNGYWILNPNNITTINYDLKLSLQGLGLSGAFDDLFTVCSRPNGSTSKSAWTGGGSIPTPGSPGRIYSSGYAIRTGVTSFSEKGVGVSDNPQPIELLDFKATPVHNQIELKWTVIPSPNDANYALERSTDSQHYTNIVTLPVKDAGQRNYEYSDKSVVLNQRYYYRLRMINQDGSFTYSHSVEAIITGETQQSLYIYPNPTHNSCTVSFSLTEDELVTIKLYNETGQLVWEKSQNRTAGSNEVEIPTTDFAAGTYHIQIFTPTWKATEQIIKVK